DNA from Ziziphus jujuba cultivar Dongzao chromosome 2, ASM3175591v1:
TATCGACGAGCCCGATTCGTCGGCTTACAACGTCATGATCAGAGGTCTCATATATAAGAAGTCTGATCACGACGCCATTGTTCTATTcaagaaaatgagagaaaactCAGTCCGGCCCGACGAGTTCACGTTTCCTAGCATTTTGAAAGCTTGCTCTAGATTAGGAGCATTACATGAAGGTGAACAGATTCATGCCCAGATAATGAAATGTGGGTTCAGCTCGAATGGTTTTATCCAGAACACATTGATCCATATGTATGCGCGTTGTGGTGAGCTAGAGGTTGCTCGGCATGTgtttgatggaatttcacagAAGGATGTTTGCACTTGGAATTCGATGTTAGCGGGGTACGCCAAGAATGAGAATTGGGAAGAAGTTGTGAAGCTATTTCGGGAAATGAAGAAATCGGGAACTGGGTTTGACGAGGTCACCATGATCAGTGTTTTGACAGCTTGTGGGAGGCTGTCTGACTTAGAGTTAGGACAATGGATCAGTGAGTATATAGAGGCAAATGGGCTAAAGGGTAACCTTGCTCTGATCACTTCTCTAATAGACATGTATGCAAAATGTGGTCAGGTCGATACTGCTAGAGGATTGTTCAACCAAATGGATCAAAGAGATGTCATTGCTTGGAGTGCTATGATATCTGGTTATAGCCAAGCCAATAGATGTAGAGAGGCACTTGACCTGTTCCATGAAATGCAGAAGACCAATGTGGAACCCAATGAGGTTACCATGGTTAGTGTGCTCTATTCCTGTTCTGTTCTCGGAGCTTTAGAAACCGGTAAATGGGTCCATTTCtatataaagaagaagaagatgaagttgACTGTTACGCTTGGGACTGCTCTAGTTGACTTCTATGCAAAATGTGGGTCGATAGACGGTTCGATtgaagtatttaataaaatgcctTTGACAAATGTCTTTTCTTGGACAGCACTGATTCATGGTCTTGCCTGTAATGGACAAGGAAAAATGGCTCTTGAATACTTCCAAGAAATGCGGGAGAAGAACATCCATCCTAATGATGTGACTTTCATTGGCGTTCTTTCTGCTTGTAGTCATGCAGGTCTGGTCAATGAGGGTCGAAAGATCTTCAACAGCATGAGCAGAGATTTCAGTATCGAACCAAGGATCGAGCACTATGGTTGTATGGTTGATATCttgggtcgagctgggttgaTAGAGGAGGCATATGAGTTCATAATGAACATGCCTACGCAACCCAATTCTGTGGTTTGGAGAACATTGTTGGCTTCATGCAGGGCACACAAAAATGTCAAAATTGGTGTAGAATCATTCAAGCAAATAATCATGTCCGAGCCTGCTCATAGTGGAGATTACATTCTTCtatcaaatatatatgcatCGGGTGGTAGGCTTGAGGATGCATTAAGGGTGAGGAACCaaatgaaagagaaaggaaTTCGAAAGGCTCCTGGATGTAGCCTGATTGAGTTGGATGGTGAAATATATGAGTTTTTTGCAGAAGACAATATTTGTCCATACTCAAAGGAGGTTTACAGTGCAACTGAAGACATGATGAGACAGATCAAGTCAGCTGGATACGTGGCCAATGTTGCAGATGCAAGACTAGATGCAGAGGAAGATGATAAGGAAGCTTCAGTTTCTCACCACAGCGAGAAGCTGGCCATTGCTTTTGGTCTTATTAGAACACCTCCTGGAACTACAATTAGAATATCTAAGAATTTGAGAGTCTGCACGGATTGCCACAATGcaacaaaaattatatcaaaggTGTTCAAGAGAGAAATTGTTGTTAGGGATCGGAACCGGTTTCATCATTTCAAAGAAGGCTCATGTTCCTGCAATGACTACTGGTAGAACTGTAGGCTACATATGCGTATTGTACAGCCACATGGTTGGTTGTTTgcacatttttttgtttcaattggAGAGTATTTTGGTTTCTTATCAATGTCCTAATAGTGCAATAACAATTCCAATAACTCATTCAGATATTAAAAGCATTAGGATCAAATCCCTCATTTCACGCAAAGCTGGTTTAGTAACTTGTTAATCCACCTTCCAAGCATCCCCAAATGATGCAACAACCCTAAGCATCCAATCAATTTACTCAGTTATCATTCATCCGAAAGCCAAAATATGTTCCATTTTTACGGGGGAGGTACATTTATAGAATGATGATTTGGGGAGAAATTACTCGGTGATTCTGCAGAACGATGTATATGGTATCAGGATTtcatttaattctttgcttACAAAGAATTGGAACCAGATTTCTCTCCATCTGGGAATTTACAAGCAAGCATTGGTCGAAACTATTAATTGCTAGAAGTTAGTGAAAACTAAAATCTAGAAGCTGAATCTAGGAGGAACATCAGAAAGATATATTGTAGGGTATTCATCTTAGAACTGAACTTGAATTGAAGATGTAATCAACTTAAACATTTACCATGTTACCAAATGTACTCAACGGGACTAGGACTATGATTTTACCAAGCTTCCCCTTCTGACATTCTTGCCCCAAAGGAAGATCAAAGTTGTCAATCTTCTCATCGACTGTTCAGGGGTTAATAACACTGGTTGAAGCAGAAGAAAAGTCCTCTCGACTTGTTTTCCATCTTTGCTTTTGGTGTCTCCTCTGAATCATCTCGCACTGCCATCAATGAGCTTGTACCAGGAGACTCCGGTGGCAAGACAGTGTTCTCAGAAGCAAAAATCCGAGAAGGAATCACGGGTTCAGGAGGAGAGATGGTGTAAAGGTAATTAAGTAGCATTTGGATTATTTGGCTGAAATTAGGCCGAGCATTTGGGTCCTCCTGCCAGCAAGAAGTTAGAATAAGAGCCACTTCCTCTGGGAGGTTTTCAGCACTGGGCCTAACATTCTGCAATGGCAAAGTATCTACTTTTCAGTAAAATTTAGCAGTACCAGAAAGGATCAAGAGAATAACTAGCCCAAGTAATCAATATAACGAGATAAGAATATCATATAGTATGAAGCAAGATATGTTTCACCTTAAAAGCAGCCGCATACGCTGCCTGGAGATTTGACATGCCTTCAAAAGGTAATTTGTTGTGTAAGAGCTCCCACAAAACAATTGCAAAGCTATAGGCATCCACTTTATGGTTGTAATGCTTCTTCTCTCCCTGCCTCAAAGTAACAGTACTGTACAACTGCCCCCAAAAACATCATAAATTAAGCAGAATTTGAAAGTGCAAAAAGGAGGagggcagagagagagagaaattgagaGCCAAAAACTGTTTCCTTTTCTAGTGAGGTACCTCTGGAGCCATCCAACGATATGTCCCTGTTTCAGCAGTCATCATCTCTGTCAAAGACTCTTCTCTTGCTAAACCAAAATCTGCTAGTTTAACTGTTTTGTGGTCTGCAGTCAAGAGTAAGTTCTCTGCACCCAAACATTTCAagagaaaatatgaaatattataaTCCATCCTCACAAGATGAACACTGTTTTCCCAGTTTATGCCATTTAggtatatatgcatctatcttATCTATATGTATACTCAACCTAATGATTCACTGGCTATGATACTGACAAGGATTTAATAGCCCAATCTCATTCGTCATGCAGATAAGGAAATCAAGAACTACATTTTTATACAGTAATACCATATGCAGTTCTACTCATTTGTATGCAAAGATGTCAAAGACTGATCAAATGTTTGAGCAAGTGTAGTAGACATTTTCTGCCTTAGGTGCAGAAAGCTTTCAAGTGGATAAGATCATGTACTGCAACAGTGCCGGTGTGTAACTTCCCTGTATACATTGTAAACGTATCATGTTTTCTAGAGCTAAGTTAATCCTAAATTTTAGATGactaacaattaaataaaatacaatcaagattcctaataataataataataattgcagAAAGAGCGGTAAACCGGGATCAAAAAATGCCTTTTACGGTCTGCATAGTATCTTGTTGATGACAATGAACTATTTACTTCCTTTATTTCATCCAAAGCTTATTCTTTTGTCTATCACAGTTCTTACTATGAAACAGTCAGAGAAAATCGCTGGCCAAACACACAAGCCGAAACCCATATCAGTTTATTCTCAAAACAACCATGTCAAAGAAAGTAACAAGAATTATTTTGGCATGATCAATTTGAATGGGGAAAAAAGAAACTGTTAGACTAGAAATTTAGAGAAGTTTGAATGTGTGTTCCAGCAAGAGAAGTTGCCTCGATGAGTAGGAAATTTACACACTTCAGATTTTTTGACAGACTTATGACTCATGAAACCAATTATAGGCGAATCTAATGAAACCAATCCCTAAAAAATCTAATCACAAATAGAATTTGAAGGAGGTGAaaaatgaagggaaaaaaaagaaaggagtaCCAGGTTTCAAATCGCGGTGTATAATCCCATGAGAGTGTAGGCACTCCATGGCACGAGCAATATCAAGTGCAAAACCAACAGCAACTCGTGTGTCCAAGCACCTTGGTCGCGTGTTCAATAAGTATTTACGCAATGTCCCTCCCAATAAAAGCTCAGTAACTATCACCATGACCGGTTCCTTACAAGCACCAATGAACTGTTGCCACACAAGGttccaatattaattattagatgTTGACACATAACAATAACATATTGATTGCTCTGCTGCATAACTCTTTGTCATCGCAAATTGACAATAATGTATAATGGAtgctaataataacaatccTAAGAGGCTTGGaatctatttttaatatttggatcTTTGAAACTAAATCCAACAACCTTCACTAAGTTTTTATGTTGAACTCTAGACAACATTGCAACCTCTCTTGCAAACCGTGCTTCCCTCTTGGCGATCTCCTCTGGAGTTTCTCCATTGTGAACAATTTTAACTGCAACAGTCTGGTTTTTGTATCTGAAAAGTAAGCCAATAGACCAAAAACTAATGGAGTGAGATAACTGCAGCAAAACCAGatgcaaaacaaaaaccattcaattttttctttttttcttttttgggaatATAAGAGCTAAAGAAATAATAGAGTGCTTGAGGATCTCAATCCAGATTTGTCGAAGATTACAAAAGTGGTGAATCCCATCAAACAAACGGAACTCCAATCACagaactagaaaaaaaatttctgctaAACCCCAAAGAATGAAACTTAGGATGAAGCATCAAATCCTTGCAGAACAGTTAAGAAAAAGTATTCCAAGACAACAACTTTCAGAaagcacataaaaaaaaaaactaatcttGGCCCCTCAATTTGTCAAAAGGCAAAGTGAGAATTTGCAAATCTGAACAATTTTCCTCTGAACCAAGACGCAAGCAAGCTATGGAAATGGCATtgcccagaaaaaaaaaaaaaaaaaaaaagaagctcgAGTAGGAACTTGGAAATCAGTAAACTaaggaaaattaaaaggaagaacccccaaaaaaaaaaaaaaaaatcaaaactcgGTCCTTTGTAAACTTACTTGCCCTCGTACACTTTAGCATGGGCTCCCTCTCCAATCCTTGGTCCAACAAAGAGATGTTTTGGATCAATCAACCATTTTGCATCTAATCTGAACTCATCAGCTGAGAAAAATCTACTCCCAGATTCCATTTTTcctaaagaaggaaaaaaaaaaaatttaacatctaTATTCTACTGAGCTCCATGTTCAAGATCCATCATCCAGTTTTTTATATCAGAATCACATATCAGATTCAGAGCCCGAATCAATCATAGGAAGCATTGAAGAAGAGCTCATTAATAGAGGAAATGGATAAGCTGACATGAAAAAAGTGGAACAATACAAGACATGCTCTGTGTAGCCCCTAGTGTTTTTTTTGCAGCTAACCACATCTCAAGAATGAGGCCCGGAGATCAAAACTCACAGGTGGATGCCTCGGATGTCATTTGAGGAGGCAAAAGCAGGAAACCCCACATGTTAATTTGCAGAAAAGAGATTGTGACACCAAACCCCCAACAAAGCCCAAAGCCCAAAGAGATaccttcaagaaaaaaaaaaaatttatcggGAAACGAGAAGGATCCCCCAGAAACGGAAacaatgaaagacaaccaatcAATGATTTCTCAAACTGAAAGTTTtgagctttttatttattttcccattGAAAATTCTACAAACCCATTATAGGAAGCTTGATGGAAGTGATGGGTTTTTgagttttaattaattgaagTGGGTACAAAGTTTCACTCCTTAATCTGCAGACAAAATCATGGAAGGAATCGAGTTATGTTCAATTAAGAATCTGGGTGTGGCaagcaagagagagagagagtgagagattTGTGAATATTATTGTAATAAAGACTGTGGGGAACCCATAAACTACTCAATAGCACATGGAAACTGATCTTGTCGACATGGGGACACAAACCACTCTATAAGAAATGTTTAAAACACTTGTTCCGGTTACTATCTTCTCACTCTCAAAAGCTTATGTACCCTCTAAAAGAGATGTCAACTTTACCTTACTCAAAAGCTTATCATATCTTAATTCACTTAGATAACACGTTTCCACAATTTTGGAATCCAATTATTCTTCTCTATCTACATCCAATTACTCTATTTAAATTCCCCCACCCaaatactaataaaaacacaaaaaattatttccatACATTTTTATCTTTCACTAATGTGTTACTTATTTAACCAGTGTTAATCCTGCGCAATGCACAAAAAGTGTAACTGCTATAAATAAttccaataattattaataaaaattaataaattataatcaaattaaatattaaagcaTTGTATAATTCGtatctcaaaaataaaatttttaattaaaacatatctaaattttaaaaattataaattaatataacttttaaatattttgacactGTATATTTGAAATATGGTAATTATTTCTAAATAATCATTAATCTTgtatacaaatttatttataaaatatacataagtttattttatgaaaaaaatatatatcaaaactcgTCCAAtgatatatgtaaataaaattatcatttaatattttaaataattatggaTGAAGTAATTTTTGACTCTGAAACACAATATCAAGGAATTTGCTTGCCTTTCCACAAAATTTTTAGCACTTaacattattttcaactacACTCTCTTCAATTATATCTTCAAtaaaattgaccaaaaaaaaaatatcaattataaaagtataaatcattatataatcaattttatacATGCCAAATAATTCACATTCATCATGTTTTATTGTACTTAAAAAATGAGCAAATaatttgaagataaaatttaatattagaaaatattcATCTAAAACATCTACAATATTAGATATTCTCATAACAACTATACCTatgtcaatattatttttttcctccataCTTTtcctttcctcctttttttatatatattagtgtaTAGAGTTTTTACGAAAAACATCTTTAAcgataaaaaattatcttttattatatacatattttttacctcatctttaaaaaatctaaaaagaaaccaaataaggagaaaaaaaaatttattttgccaAGTTTTGTTcaatc
Protein-coding regions in this window:
- the LOC107408559 gene encoding pentatricopeptide repeat-containing protein At1g08070, chloroplastic-like, which gives rise to MAALTTYPPSPAKPITAITTISEFPRNPKTLILQQSRNARDLNQIHAHLIKTRLVHSPAVMENLLESAVILLPNTMGYANSIFRHIDEPDSSAYNVMIRGLIYKKSDHDAIVLFKKMRENSVRPDEFTFPSILKACSRLGALHEGEQIHAQIMKCGFSSNGFIQNTLIHMYARCGELEVARHVFDGISQKDVCTWNSMLAGYAKNENWEEVVKLFREMKKSGTGFDEVTMISVLTACGRLSDLELGQWISEYIEANGLKGNLALITSLIDMYAKCGQVDTARGLFNQMDQRDVIAWSAMISGYSQANRCREALDLFHEMQKTNVEPNEVTMVSVLYSCSVLGALETGKWVHFYIKKKKMKLTVTLGTALVDFYAKCGSIDGSIEVFNKMPLTNVFSWTALIHGLACNGQGKMALEYFQEMREKNIHPNDVTFIGVLSACSHAGLVNEGRKIFNSMSRDFSIEPRIEHYGCMVDILGRAGLIEEAYEFIMNMPTQPNSVVWRTLLASCRAHKNVKIGVESFKQIIMSEPAHSGDYILLSNIYASGGRLEDALRVRNQMKEKGIRKAPGCSLIELDGEIYEFFAEDNICPYSKEVYSATEDMMRQIKSAGYVANVADARLDAEEDDKEASVSHHSEKLAIAFGLIRTPPGTTIRISKNLRVCTDCHNATKIISKVFKREIVVRDRNRFHHFKEGSCSCNDYW
- the LOC107407629 gene encoding serine/threonine-protein kinase STY13, which translates into the protein MESGSRFFSADEFRLDAKWLIDPKHLFVGPRIGEGAHAKVYEGKYKNQTVAVKIVHNGETPEEIAKREARFAREVAMLSRVQHKNLVKFIGACKEPVMVIVTELLLGGTLRKYLLNTRPRCLDTRVAVGFALDIARAMECLHSHGIIHRDLKPENLLLTADHKTVKLADFGLAREESLTEMMTAETGTYRWMAPELYSTVTLRQGEKKHYNHKVDAYSFAIVLWELLHNKLPFEGMSNLQAAYAAAFKNVRPSAENLPEEVALILTSCWQEDPNARPNFSQIIQMLLNYLYTISPPEPVIPSRIFASENTVLPPESPGTSSLMAVRDDSEETPKAKMENKSRGLFFCFNQCY